The Dethiosulfovibrio peptidovorans DSM 11002 nucleotide sequence GGGTTATATCCAGTTCTCCCTTAGGGAGTTTCACTCCCTCCGACTCGAGAAGAATCTTTCTTATACGTGAAGCCAGATAGACCCCTCTCCTCTGTATGCCCAGGATAATCAAATCCTGGAGCCCTCGGTTGCGCTCGATGATCTCGTTTGCGATCCTGCGGAGCACCCTCTCCATGTCCTCCGCGGTCATGACGACAGCTTTTTCCCTCAGCTTCACCGCTACGCCTCCTCATAATCTGAACTGGGGGCATTATAGCAGTTACGTTATTTATTTGCAACCGGTTGCATCAATCCTCCTAAAGCTGTCCCTATAACCGCCCCCACAACCGGAGCTCCGTCGAAGGGGGTGTTTCTTCCTTTGGACTCGAAACGATCGGCGTCTATCGTCCATCTCGCCTCCAGATCCAACACAGTCATATCCGCCACACAGCCAGGCCTCAGAGAACCTCCGGGAAGGCCGAATATCCCTGCGGAAGCGCAGGACATGGCCTCCACCATTCGGTTTATAGAAAGATGCCCCTTGGCTACAAGCTCGGTCAAGATCATGGGGACCGCAGTCTCAAGACCCACTATGCCGTTAGGCGATTCCAGAAGCCCTCTGCCCTTTTCCTCTTCGGAATGAGGAGCGTGATCCGTCGCAATGACGTCTATAATCCCCAGCCTGAGGCCCTCTCTCAAGGCCTCCACGTCCCGAGCCTCTCTCAAGGGAGGGCTCATCTTGGCCTGAGATCCGTGAACGGAGAGGACTTCCTCGGTCAAGATAAGATGGTGAGGAGTCGCCTCGGCTGTAACCTCTATGCCGTCCTCCTTGGCCCTACGTATCATCTCGACCCCCAAAGCTGTGCTGACGTGTTGTATGTGGACCTTTGCCTTCGCCTTGGAGGCCAAAAGGATATCCCTTTGGATCATGGCCTCCTCCGCCACCTTGGGAACTCCCTTCACCTTCAATGCATCCGATAGAGCCCCCCGATTCATCGTCCTGTCACCCCATAGACGGGGATCCTCGCAGTGAACCGATATGGGAAGCCCCAGCTCGGCGGCCTTCTCGAAAGCCCTGTACATGACCTCCGAGTCCACGATAGAAAAGCCGTCGTCGGAGAAAGCCACCGCACCGGCCTCGGCCAGACTACCCATGGGGGATAGCTCTTCCCCCTTCAGTCCCAAAGTCACCGATCCTACAGAGCAAAACCGAACGGGCCCCCCCTTTCCTTTCTCCAGAACGTAGTTGAGGGTTTCCACCGAATCCACCGCGGGGGAGGTATTCGCCATGGCTATGACCGAGGTGTAGCCTCCGGCGGCGGCAGAGGCGCAGCCGGAGATAACGGTCTCTTTATGTTCCTGGCCGGGGTCCCTGAAATGGACGTGAGGATCTATAAGGCCAGGCACTACGACATAGCCCCTCAGGTCCACCTTCTCCACGTCTCCTCCCAACGTCGAGGCCAGATCTTTGCCTATCGCTGCGATCTTTCCGTCCCTCACCAATATATCCGATATATCGTCCAATCCCTGACTGGGATCGATCACTCTAGCTCCTGAAAACAAACTCATCATCTAGAACACGCCTCCCAACTATCGATCTTTCGTCACCAGACGGTATATCACCTCCACCAGAGCCCTGTAGCCCGGACGGATACGACCTATCTCCACCTTTTCCTCCGAGCTGTGGCTTATCCCTCCCACACAGGGGACGAATATCATTGCAGTAGGGATAACCGAGGCGACGTACATTGCATCGTGCCCCGCTCCGCTCGGCATATCGGTCCATCCGATCTCCATATCCTCACATACCTGCCCCAGAAGCCATCTTAGCCGCCCGTCCAGGACCACCGGCTCGCCTCTCGAAATAACCTTCTTTTTAATCTCCACGTTACGAGAGGCTGAAATCCTCTCCATCTCTTTCAGAAGACCGTCGAAAACCCGATCTATGCTTTTTCCGTCTATGCCCCTGATGTCTACCTTCAGGG carries:
- a CDS encoding dihydroorotase; translation: MMSLFSGARVIDPSQGLDDISDILVRDGKIAAIGKDLASTLGGDVEKVDLRGYVVVPGLIDPHVHFRDPGQEHKETVISGCASAAAGGYTSVIAMANTSPAVDSVETLNYVLEKGKGGPVRFCSVGSVTLGLKGEELSPMGSLAEAGAVAFSDDGFSIVDSEVMYRAFEKAAELGLPISVHCEDPRLWGDRTMNRGALSDALKVKGVPKVAEEAMIQRDILLASKAKAKVHIQHVSTALGVEMIRRAKEDGIEVTAEATPHHLILTEEVLSVHGSQAKMSPPLREARDVEALREGLRLGIIDVIATDHAPHSEEEKGRGLLESPNGIVGLETAVPMILTELVAKGHLSINRMVEAMSCASAGIFGLPGGSLRPGCVADMTVLDLEARWTIDADRFESKGRNTPFDGAPVVGAVIGTALGGLMQPVANK